Proteins from a genomic interval of Planctomycetia bacterium:
- a CDS encoding STAS domain-containing protein: protein MRLVLVSNEGSCTKLRLSGRVTQEALAAGADPFLDLLGADAYARKSLVDLQDSDFMDSSGVGWLMNCNKKFRLAGGVLVLHSIPPLVYRTLQVLRMEMVLKLAKDEADAESLAQG, encoded by the coding sequence ATGCGGCTGGTTCTGGTTTCTAACGAGGGGTCCTGCACCAAGTTGCGCCTATCCGGCCGCGTCACTCAAGAGGCGTTGGCCGCCGGCGCCGACCCCTTTCTCGATCTGCTAGGCGCCGATGCTTACGCCCGCAAGTCGCTAGTCGACCTCCAAGACTCAGATTTCATGGATTCCTCAGGTGTCGGCTGGCTGATGAACTGCAACAAGAAGTTTCGCCTGGCGGGCGGCGTGTTGGTGCTGCATTCGATTCCGCCGCTGGTTTATCGCACCTTGCAGGTGCTGCGTATGGAGATGGTTCTCAAGCTGGCGAAGGACGAAGCCGACGCCGAATCCCTGGCCCAAGGCTGA
- a CDS encoding STAS domain-containing protein, protein MPELKPLELELLDTVEGVRTVRARGCLSDNSTPAATLEALLGADCFASQVTLDLNHVDFIDSSGIGWLLGAHRRFRSAGGGLVLHSIPPVVRQTLKVLRMDEVLRLAKDESAARSLVRGETVV, encoded by the coding sequence ATGCCTGAGTTGAAGCCGCTCGAACTGGAACTGCTCGACACCGTGGAGGGCGTGCGCACAGTGCGCGCCCGCGGCTGTCTGTCGGACAACAGCACACCAGCGGCGACGCTCGAAGCGCTCTTGGGCGCCGATTGCTTCGCTTCGCAAGTGACGCTCGATCTAAATCACGTCGATTTCATCGACTCCAGCGGCATCGGCTGGCTACTGGGCGCGCATCGCCGATTCCGCAGCGCCGGCGGCGGGCTGGTGCTGCACAGCATTCCGCCGGTCGTGCGTCAAACGCTGAAAGTATTGCGCATGGACGAAGTACTCCGTCTCGCCAAGGATGAATCCGCCG